GCTGGCGTGCAAGCTCATGAAACTGTTCTTCGGCGCGCACTACACTGACCTTGGGCCATTTCGCGCCATCACCCTGCCGGCGTTGGAACGCCTCAACATGCAGGATCGCAATTACGGCTGGACGGTGGAAATGCAGATAAAAGCAGCCCGCGCCGGCCTGCGCGTTCAGGAGATTCCGGTGCGTTATCGCAAGCGCATCGGCGTCTCGAAAGTCTCGGGTACGGTGAAAGGTGTGGTGCTGGCAGGTTACAAAATTCTCTGGACGATTTTCAAGTACGCTCTTCAACCTCCGCCGGCGGCTGGCAAAACCGGGCAACGGCTTCACGTTGCCGGGCAAAACCATGCAGCCGCGAAACAGAATCTCTCATCCAAATAGAACCATGAAAACTGAAGTCTCTCTCAAATTCACCTTCTGCCTGCTGCTTGGTCTCGGAATGAGCGGGGCAGCGTTGGCGCAAGGCGATCATGGCGGAACCGTCAGCCTTGCCGCCCTTCTCCGTGAGGCGCGCGCGCGCAATCCCGAGATTCGTGCGGCGCAGAAAAAATGGCAGGCGATGCAGGCGCGCATCAAGCCCGCCGGCACGCTCGAAGATCCGCAGATCGGCTTGCAAGTGATGTACGCGCCGTATCCGTTGCGCAACGCTTTTAGAAACGAACGCGCCCTCATCATCAGCCAGATGTTTGAATTTCCCGGCAAACTCGGCTTGATGTCCGGCATGGCTCGCCGCGAAGCGGAGATGTCGGCGGCAGACCACGAGTTCGTGACGCTGAAAGTGCTCACCGAAGTGAAGAAAACGTATTTCATGCTCTTTCACCTCGACTACGATCTCGAAATCAACCGCGAAAACCGCGAGCTGATGAAACAATTCATCGCGATTGCCAATGTCAAATACGCCACCGGCATGGGATCACAACCGGACATCATCAAAGCGCAAACCGAGTATTCGATGATGTTCAACGACAGCCTGATGTTGGCGCAGGAACGCAGTTCAATGGTGGCGATGCTCAACGCGCTGCTGGATCGTCCACGCGATAGCCACGTGCCGTTGATTCACGAGCATCTCGATCCACATCATTTTTCTTTTAATTTGGATTCGCTGGTGCAAACGGCGTATGCCCATCGCCCCGAATTGAAAAACATGCAAGCAATGGCGGACATGTACCAGCTTTCCGGGCAGCTGGCGCGCCGCGAGTATTTTCCCAATTTCATGTTGAGCTACACGCATCGCAAAATGCCGGAGATGCAGAATTGGGACGCGATGGTTTCATTCAACGTTCCGCTCTATTTTTGGCGCAAAGAAAAATTGCGCGTGCAGGAGGCTGATGCCAATTATCAAATGGCCACCGCGAGTCTGCAATCGATGCGCAACATGATACGCGCCGAAGTAGAAAGCGCCTTTTACAAAGTCGAGCAGGCGGGACGCAGCGTGCGGATTTTCCAAAACACCGTCGTGCCGCAAGCTGAGCAATCGCTGCTGGCCAGCCGCGCCGCTTACGAAAACAACAAAGTGGATTTTCTCATGCTGCTCGACAGCCAGCGCACGCAGCGCGATCTGAAACTCGCCGCGCATCAGGCGCTGGCGGATTTCGGCACGCGGCTGGCCGAGTTGGAGTTTGTCGTTGGTATCGAGTTGATCAACAAATAAGTAGTCCTGCCCCCTTGTGGGGCACTGTCGATAACACAGCTTTTTCTTTCTCGACAACCGCCCACAAGGGGCGGGGACTACCTCAAAGGAATTTGTATTTTTGCAAAGAGGTAGAACATGCAATCCCGAATACTCTCATTTGGCTTATGTCTTTTGTTGCTCACGATTTTTCTGCTGAGCTGTGAAAAAAAGGCCGAGCAAATGGCAGCCCCCGGTGGACCGGCAACGGCGGAGAAAAAAGACCGCAAAATTCTCTACTACAAAGATCCGATGCACCCCTGGCTCACTTCGCCGAAACCCGCGAAAGCGCCGGATTGCGGCATGGACATGGTGCCGGTTTATGAAG
This window of the Cytophagia bacterium CHB2 genome carries:
- a CDS encoding TolC family protein; its protein translation is MQPRNRISHPNRTMKTEVSLKFTFCLLLGLGMSGAALAQGDHGGTVSLAALLREARARNPEIRAAQKKWQAMQARIKPAGTLEDPQIGLQVMYAPYPLRNAFRNERALIISQMFEFPGKLGLMSGMARREAEMSAADHEFVTLKVLTEVKKTYFMLFHLDYDLEINRENRELMKQFIAIANVKYATGMGSQPDIIKAQTEYSMMFNDSLMLAQERSSMVAMLNALLDRPRDSHVPLIHEHLDPHHFSFNLDSLVQTAYAHRPELKNMQAMADMYQLSGQLARREYFPNFMLSYTHRKMPEMQNWDAMVSFNVPLYFWRKEKLRVQEADANYQMATASLQSMRNMIRAEVESAFYKVEQAGRSVRIFQNTVVPQAEQSLLASRAAYENNKVDFLMLLDSQRTQRDLKLAAHQALADFGTRLAELEFVVGIELINK